A part of Gemmatimonadaceae bacterium genomic DNA contains:
- a CDS encoding plastocyanin/azurin family copper-binding protein — translation MLVALVAVVGGAAAVHAQTRAAVGDTTVVRMIGDDAGYRLEPRVVRIANGAAVRFVVVSGAPHNVSFDDTLPPDLKSRLQANMTRTLSDLSGPLMMSRGESYTVSFAGLPGGTYGYHCMPHLALGERGQIIVAGPPAGAGAPVPAAPANLAPATSIGLTGTNNYQGAIRDALTALGRVAPGTLGERAGVPLAVDRFLRNLVTAEEAYFADSSRYGNNFDEIRSSSGAASLSLNVPGNAEPLILTAGPGYWFAILRVNRGACAIAVNVPNPLVEKAAEAVPVCRLIGQQSGTTPGS, via the coding sequence GTGCTCGTCGCCCTGGTCGCCGTTGTTGGCGGCGCCGCTGCCGTGCACGCGCAAACTCGCGCCGCCGTTGGGGACACCACGGTCGTTCGCATGATCGGCGACGATGCGGGATATCGCCTCGAGCCCAGGGTGGTGCGAATCGCGAACGGCGCCGCCGTGCGCTTCGTGGTCGTGAGTGGCGCCCCGCACAACGTCAGCTTCGACGACACCCTGCCGCCGGACCTCAAGTCACGCCTTCAGGCCAACATGACGCGAACGTTGAGCGATCTCTCAGGACCGCTCATGATGTCGCGAGGAGAGAGCTACACCGTTTCGTTCGCGGGTCTGCCTGGTGGGACGTACGGATATCATTGCATGCCGCACCTCGCGCTCGGTGAGCGCGGGCAGATCATCGTCGCCGGGCCGCCTGCCGGCGCCGGCGCTCCCGTTCCGGCCGCGCCCGCCAATCTCGCACCCGCGACATCGATCGGTCTCACCGGAACGAACAATTACCAAGGCGCTATACGCGACGCGTTGACCGCGCTCGGCCGCGTCGCTCCCGGAACGCTGGGTGAGCGCGCAGGCGTGCCCTTGGCCGTCGACAGGTTTCTTCGAAATCTCGTGACAGCCGAAGAGGCGTACTTCGCCGATAGTTCGCGCTACGGGAACAACTTCGACGAAATCCGGAGCTCGAGCGGCGCAGCAAGTCTGTCGTTGAACGTGCCAGGGAACGCAGAGCCGCTGATCCTGACTGCCGGCCCGGGGTATTGGTTCGCAATCTTGCGAGTGAACCGCGGTGCGTGCGCCATCGCCGTGAACGTGCCGAATCCCCTCGTCGAGAAGGCTGCCGAAGCGGTCCCCGTATGTCGCCTCATCGGCCAGCAGAGCGGCACTACGCCCGGCAGTTAG
- a CDS encoding VOC family protein gives MPPTSANGKICYIELPSTDAARSSEFYNGVFGWNIRTRGDGSTAFDDTIGEVSGSFVKGRAPSSGTPGMLVYVMVDSVAETLEKITARGGKVVQPIGGDAPEITARFSDPAGNILGLYQQRK, from the coding sequence ATGCCGCCGACCAGCGCCAACGGAAAAATCTGCTACATCGAGTTGCCGAGCACCGACGCCGCCCGCAGTTCAGAGTTCTATAACGGCGTCTTCGGCTGGAACATTCGTACGCGCGGCGACGGCAGCACCGCGTTCGATGACACGATCGGCGAGGTGAGCGGCAGCTTCGTGAAGGGACGCGCGCCGTCGTCGGGCACACCCGGCATGCTCGTGTACGTGATGGTCGACAGTGTGGCCGAGACGCTCGAGAAGATCACGGCTCGTGGCGGAAAGGTCGTGCAACCCATTGGCGGCGATGCGCCTGAGATCACCGCGCGATTCAGCGACCCCGCCGGCAACATCCTCGGGTTGTACCAGCAGAGGAAGTGA
- a CDS encoding helix-turn-helix transcriptional regulator, with translation MADRLRLSPQTAAVLDAFLGSPRAWRYGYDISRDTELRSGTLYPILMRLADREWLETSWETSDSGRPPRHMYRLTADGVRAARGYMREYHAHHVRRPALREAKT, from the coding sequence ATGGCCGACCGACTGCGCCTCTCACCACAAACCGCCGCCGTGCTCGACGCCTTCCTCGGCTCGCCGCGCGCCTGGCGGTACGGCTACGACATCAGTCGCGACACCGAGCTGCGATCGGGTACGCTATATCCAATACTCATGCGGCTCGCCGATCGAGAATGGCTCGAGACGTCGTGGGAGACGAGCGATTCTGGCCGGCCGCCACGACATATGTATCGTCTCACGGCCGACGGCGTTCGCGCCGCGCGCGGCTACATGCGCGAGTACCACGCGCATCACGTTCGGCGGCCGGCGCTGCGCGAGGCGAAGACCTGA
- a CDS encoding PQQ-binding-like beta-propeller repeat protein, giving the protein MTRPHRTSLAFRTGTAIAAVALATACNRGAAATSPAADAGGSDWPAYNRTLAGDRFAPLADINRSNVSRLAEVCSYSLPVVADLQTGPVVVNGVMYFTSDTITYAVDAGTCAERWRVARHASPAVNRGVAVMDGRVFRGTSDSHVLALDAATGRTLWDVQLDVAGPGVSVPMAPIAWQGNVYIGNAGGDRVGVIGHVYALDATDGHVVWKFDVVPASGPARGTWGRGNAAAYPISGGAFWTSFTLDESAGALYVAAGNPAPDYDAAMRDGENLYANSIIALDAASGRLLGYNQVVKHDFHDWDVDAPAALVTTRSGKRIVASANKDGLLSVLDRGVIARGVGVVAASTQPPELPLLFQTPTTRRVNVDVPLSRDRKVHFCPGSLGGSEWNGAAYDRGDNLLITGAADWCSTVQLQRESTPVPRIGAAWFGNVGGFGEAMDSAEHARGWITAVDADNGAVKWKFAAPRPVLGGVTPTAGGLVFAGDLSGAFYAFDAASGRILWQTALGQSVGGGVVSYRAGGRQLVAVTAGMRSALWADASRSSRIVVFGLR; this is encoded by the coding sequence ATGACTCGACCACACCGTACGTCGCTCGCGTTCAGAACCGGCACGGCGATCGCCGCCGTCGCCTTGGCAACCGCATGCAACCGCGGCGCGGCCGCGACCTCGCCGGCAGCCGACGCCGGCGGAAGCGACTGGCCTGCATACAACCGCACGCTCGCCGGCGACCGCTTCGCGCCGCTGGCCGACATCAACCGCTCGAACGTGTCGCGCTTGGCCGAGGTGTGCAGCTATTCGCTGCCCGTGGTGGCGGATCTGCAAACGGGCCCCGTCGTCGTGAATGGCGTCATGTATTTCACCAGCGACACCATCACCTATGCCGTCGACGCCGGGACCTGCGCGGAGCGATGGCGTGTCGCGAGGCATGCGTCGCCGGCGGTGAATCGCGGTGTCGCCGTCATGGATGGTCGCGTGTTCCGCGGAACATCGGACTCGCACGTGCTCGCGCTGGATGCCGCGACGGGCCGCACGTTGTGGGACGTACAGCTCGACGTGGCGGGTCCGGGTGTCTCGGTTCCGATGGCGCCGATCGCGTGGCAGGGAAACGTGTACATCGGCAACGCGGGCGGCGATCGCGTCGGCGTCATTGGGCACGTCTACGCACTCGATGCGACCGATGGCCACGTCGTCTGGAAGTTCGACGTCGTTCCGGCGAGCGGCCCGGCGCGTGGTACGTGGGGACGCGGCAATGCGGCGGCGTATCCGATTTCCGGCGGGGCGTTCTGGACGTCGTTCACACTCGACGAGAGCGCAGGGGCGCTGTACGTCGCGGCGGGCAATCCCGCCCCCGACTACGATGCCGCGATGCGCGATGGAGAGAACTTATATGCCAATTCCATCATCGCGCTCGACGCGGCATCGGGCCGCCTGCTTGGCTACAACCAGGTGGTGAAGCACGATTTCCACGACTGGGACGTCGACGCACCGGCGGCGCTCGTCACCACGCGATCGGGTAAGCGCATCGTGGCCTCGGCCAACAAGGACGGGCTGCTCTCAGTGCTGGACCGCGGTGTCATCGCGCGCGGCGTGGGTGTCGTCGCGGCAAGCACCCAGCCGCCAGAATTGCCGCTGCTCTTCCAGACGCCAACCACCAGGCGCGTGAACGTGGACGTTCCACTCTCGCGCGACCGCAAAGTCCATTTCTGTCCTGGCTCCCTCGGCGGCTCGGAGTGGAACGGTGCGGCGTACGATCGCGGCGACAACCTGCTGATCACCGGCGCGGCAGACTGGTGTTCGACGGTACAGCTTCAGCGCGAGTCGACGCCGGTCCCGCGGATCGGCGCCGCGTGGTTCGGCAACGTCGGTGGGTTCGGCGAGGCAATGGACTCCGCCGAGCATGCTCGCGGATGGATCACCGCGGTCGACGCCGACAACGGCGCCGTGAAATGGAAGTTCGCTGCTCCGCGGCCGGTGCTCGGCGGTGTGACGCCGACGGCGGGAGGCCTGGTCTTCGCCGGCGATCTCAGTGGCGCATTCTACGCGTTCGATGCAGCGTCTGGTCGCATCCTGTGGCAGACTGCGCTCGGACAGTCGGTTGGCGGTGGCGTCGTGAGCTATCGCGCGGGCGGACGCCAGCTCGTCGCCGTGACCGCCGGCATGCGTTCGGCGCTCTGGGCCGATGCGTCGCGGTCCAGCCGGATCGTCGTGTTCGGACTACGCTGA
- a CDS encoding phospholipid carrier-dependent glycosyltransferase codes for MTVAPRLAAHATSRPELWILTLLSAATHFWHLTSPHAFVFDEVYYEPFAGAYLTHAYMFDVHPPLGRLLFALTARLLHVPAAALMQPVPVPMLRVLPALFGTALVPLVYLLLRQLHASRRVAALGAIGILFDNGLLMMSRIAVPDIILIVLGVGALSAYLAARTRSGGTRAWWIAGAALLAGLALSIKWTGASALGLILSAWAIDSFRARRRAATVVREAALLIAIPALLYLGFFQLHFAILSHSGTGDRYMPARFLAQLPGSATYDPSAPRLSYWQKLADVHAAIRRSNAKLIGASNSASSKWYTWPFTTHPIMVWSSAPSGPDVRKLFLVGNPLVWWTAIACVVATSVMFMSRRAVFRGFEYGTVFLLAAFAINYLPFIAIRRLMYIYHYLFALTIAVGVTAWLLGLLAGWMRADDQRWRFPRWQSEAGYWSVVGVWLAGFLFFAQFTFV; via the coding sequence GACGCACTTTTGGCATCTGACGTCGCCGCACGCGTTCGTGTTCGACGAGGTCTACTACGAGCCGTTCGCGGGCGCGTATCTCACGCATGCGTACATGTTCGACGTCCATCCGCCGCTGGGACGACTGCTGTTCGCGCTGACCGCGCGGCTGCTGCACGTTCCAGCGGCGGCGCTCATGCAGCCCGTGCCGGTGCCCATGCTGCGCGTGTTACCGGCGCTGTTCGGTACCGCGCTCGTGCCGCTGGTCTATCTCCTGTTGCGGCAGCTTCACGCAAGCCGTCGCGTCGCCGCACTCGGCGCGATCGGCATTTTGTTCGACAACGGTCTGCTGATGATGTCACGCATCGCGGTACCGGACATCATTCTCATTGTCTTGGGCGTTGGGGCGTTGAGCGCGTACCTCGCCGCGCGCACGAGAAGCGGTGGCACGCGAGCTTGGTGGATTGCGGGCGCGGCACTGCTTGCCGGGCTCGCGCTCAGCATCAAATGGACAGGCGCCTCCGCGCTGGGACTCATTCTCTCCGCGTGGGCGATCGATTCGTTTCGCGCGCGGCGACGCGCGGCGACGGTCGTTCGCGAAGCGGCGCTGCTCATCGCCATCCCTGCCCTGCTCTACCTCGGATTCTTTCAACTGCACTTCGCTATCCTGTCGCATTCCGGAACCGGCGACCGCTACATGCCGGCGCGCTTCCTCGCGCAGCTGCCTGGCTCCGCGACCTATGATCCGAGCGCCCCTCGCCTGAGCTATTGGCAGAAGCTCGCCGACGTTCACGCGGCGATTCGGCGCAGCAACGCGAAGCTGATCGGTGCGTCGAACAGTGCGTCGTCCAAATGGTACACCTGGCCGTTCACCACGCATCCGATCATGGTCTGGAGCTCGGCGCCGTCGGGGCCGGATGTGCGAAAGCTCTTTCTCGTCGGCAACCCGCTCGTGTGGTGGACGGCGATCGCCTGTGTCGTGGCGACATCGGTCATGTTCATGAGTCGCCGAGCTGTATTTCGCGGTTTCGAGTACGGCACCGTGTTTCTCCTGGCGGCGTTCGCGATCAATTATCTCCCGTTCATCGCCATCAGGCGGCTGATGTACATCTACCATTATCTGTTCGCGCTGACGATCGCGGTGGGGGTGACCGCGTGGCTCCTGGGCCTGCTCGCCGGATGGATGCGCGCCGACGATCAGCGCTGGCGTTTTCCGCGGTGGCAGTCCGAAGCCGGCTACTGGTCGGTGGTCGGCGTGTGGCTCGCCGGTTTCCTGTTCTTCGCGCAGTTCACGTTCGTATGA